A part of Liolophura sinensis isolate JHLJ2023 chromosome 1, CUHK_Ljap_v2, whole genome shotgun sequence genomic DNA contains:
- the LOC135473132 gene encoding uncharacterized protein LOC135473132: MALKMGSATRAKQSVSKDEAQQEGHDKEKRQLLLKRFEKVLQNTKGVKLGDEAVKRLLLENGTDDLSNRKSTTTNKKKRGRKLLVAAAVVPLLLLLALLLDVELSPSGVMKEFKETPCLVDNNAIVMEISRPLVECGACSNLRQVPVETNLTTKDFIEKYAYSGVPVLVKGATTTWSAMSVFSYQYFKELYQSRENALDDVEEDCQFFPYKTEFATLKEVFDMDEDRANLKQGQPNWYIGWSNCHPDTGAELRKHYSKPYFLPEDSETSVIDWMFMGGSGEGANLHLDYVQRPSWQAQISGRKSWALVPAPECESVCHSLNVTVEKGDIIVVDTNTWYHSTFVHPGEISITIGSEYD; the protein is encoded by the exons ATGGCATTGAAGATGGGATCCGCGACTCGGGCTAAGCAATCCGTGAGTAAAGATGAAGCACAACAAGAAGGCCACGACAAGGAAAAAAGACAGCTATTATTAAAACGATTTGAAAAGGTACTGCAGAACACTAAAGGTGTTAAGTTAGGGGATGAAGCCGTGAAAAGGTTGTTGCTGGAAAATGGAACAGATGATCTGTCAAACCGTAAAAGTACTACgacgaataaaaaaaaacgcgGGCGTAAGTTGTTGGTTGCTGCTGCAGTTGTCCCATTACTGCTTCTCCTCGCTTTGCTTCTCGATGTGGAACTTTCTCCGTCAGGTGTTATGAAAGAGTTCAAGGAAACTCCGTGTCTGGTGGACAACAACGCCATAGTGATGGAGATCTCACGCCCCCTGGTGGAGTGTGGGGCCTGCTCTAACCTCCGTCAGGTACCCGTCGAGACGAATCTGACTACAAAAGACTTTATAGAGAAATACGCCTACTCGGGAGTGCCGGTTCTGGTGAAGggggcaacaacaacatggtctGCCATGTCTGTATTCAGCTACCAGTACTTCAAAGAGTTGTATCAGTCAAGAGAGAACGCACTGGACGACGTGGAAGAGGACTGTCAGTTCTTCCCCTACAAAACCGAGTTCGCGACTCTAAAGGAAGTGTTTGATATGGATGAAGACCGGGCAAACCTCAAGCAGGGGCAACCTAACTGGTATATCGGGTg GAGTAACTGCCACCCGGACACTGGAGCGGAACTGAGAAAACACTACAGTAAACCTTACTTCCTGCCGGAAGACTCGGAAACCAGCGTCATTGATTGGATGTTCATGGGAGGTTCCGGCGAAGGCGCCAATTTACAT TTGGATTACGTCCAGCGGCCGAGTTGGCAAGCGCAGATCTCTGGCCGTAAATCCTGGGCCCTTGTACCAGCCCCAGAGTGCGAGTCCGTGTGTCACAGCCTGAACGTCACAGTGGAGAAAGGGGATATAA ttgTCGTTGACACGAACACTTGGTACCATTCAACATTTGTTCATCCAGGAGAGATAAGCATCACCATTGGATCAGAGTACGACTAG